Genomic segment of Parageobacillus genomosp. 1:
CCCAAGCGTTAATCATGTAATAATAGACAGAGGCGACGCGATGTGCCGGCAAATCCGGTTCCGTTTGGTAACGGCGGATGCCGGCGGAAAAAACCGCTTCTTCGACAAGCCGGGCGCAATGTCCATGGTCCGGGTGGCGATCGACCCAGTAAGGGGCAAACACTACAAGCGGACGATAGCGCCGGATGACAGCAACAATGTTTTTAATTGCTTCCTCGGTCGGATATAAGCCGCGATCGGGAAGCCCAAGGTTGATTCGCGTGGCAACGCCTAAAATACGCGCCGCATCGTTCGCTTCCTGCTGCCGCTGTTCGACCGTGCCGTTGGACGACAACTCGGCAAGCGTCAAATCGCAAATACCGATGCGGTAGCCTTTTTCCGCGTATTTCGCAATCGTTCCGCCCATGCCGATTTCGACATCATCGGGATGGGCGCCAAACGCTAGTATATGCAGCTGATCATTCATTTCCTTCACCTTTTCTGCCACGGACAATATTGCGCCACGCAAAATCGCCGCGTTCTAAGCCTTTGATTAAAATTTCCGCCGTTCCCATATTCGTCGCCAGCGGTACGGAATATACGTCGCATAAACGAATTAATGCACTCACATCCGGTTCGTGCGGCTGCGCCGTAAGCGGATCGCGCAGAAAAATAACCATATCCATTTCATTGCGGGCAATCATCGCGCCAATTTCCTGATCTCCTCCATACGGACCGGATTGAAAGCGATGGATGTGTAATCCGGTTGCTTCTTGAATGCGAAGGCCGGTTGTGCCGGTCGCATATAGTTCATGCTGCTCCAATATCGGCTGATAGGCGGTCACAAATGCGATCATGTCCTCTTTCTTTTTATCATGCGCGATTAACGCGATTTTCACGATAGCACCCCCGCTCGTTTTCGCTTATTGTTTCTCGACAGCCTGCAGCAACGCTACTCGATAATATGTTCTAACCCGTATACGAGCGTATGTAACTTCATCACCGTCTCGACAGACAATTTTACGCCTGACATAAACGAACCACGGTGAAAAGAATCGTGGCGAATCGTTAACGATTGGCCGTTGCCGCCGAAAATCACTTCTTGATGGGCGACAAATCCCGGCAGCCGGACGCTGTGGATCGGAATGCCGTCGTATGTTGCGCCGCGCGCCCCAGCAAGCGTTTCTTTCTCATCAGGGTGTCCTTGTTTTTTCGATGGACGCACCATAGAAATAAGCTGCGCTGTTTTCAATGCCGTTCCTGATGGAGCGTCCAATTTTTGATCGTGATGCAATTCAATAATCTCGACATCGGCAAAATACTTGGCCGCCATTTGCGCAAATTTCATCATTAGCACCGCGCCGACCGCAAAGTTAGGAGCTATGATTGCGCCAATTTCTTTTTCTTCCGCCAATGCAGTCAGCCGTTCAATGTCTTCATCCGTAAAGCCGGTCGTGCCGACAACCGGACGGACCCCATAACAAAGCGCGATTTCCGTATGTTTTTTTCCTGCCTCCGGTGTCGTTAAATCGATGAGTACATCCGGTTTGACTTCTTCAAAGCAACGGGCTGCATCCGTATAAATCGGGGCATGGATGCCGGAAAATCCTTCGATGTCCGCTAAGTCTCCGCCATCATTTTTTCGGTCAATGACGCCGACAAGCTGGAAATGCTCGGTATTTTGTACAAGCCAAACGGCTTCACGCCCCATACGACCGCGCGGGCCGGCAATGGCAATGCGAATCGTTTCCATCCTATTTCTCCTCCTCTTTTCGTGTCCAACGGTCTTTATCACGGGTGCGGAACTTTTTCATCACCATATCATGCGCCTGCTCTAAATCAATGTTTAAAGAGTTGGCAAAACAAATGAGCACGAATAACAAATCGCCGAGTTCTTCTGCCACCGTTTTTTCTTTTTCCGTCTGTTTCTTCGGCTTTTCTCCATAATAATGGTTGACTTCCCGTGCCAGTTCGCCAAGCTCTTCCGTCAGCCGTGCCAGCATTGCCAGCGGGCTGAAATACCCTTCTTTAAATTGACTGATATATTCATCCACCTCTTGTTGCATCTGCTTCATCGTCTTTTCCTGCATCAATGTCACCTCTCATGTTTTCATGTTAGCGAAAAGCAGCGTTTTTGACAAATATTTTCGCATGCTGCCTGTCCGCATTGCCTAAATAAGCAACTTCATCTATAATTAAGGGCGCCGACTACTCTGAATGCGGAGGGAATGTATGATTTTCGGGCTAAAAATAAAAAACATCCTTTTCATTTTGCTTGGCGCTGCGATTTTTGCGTTTGGGCTTGTCCATTTTAACATGCAAAATAATTTAGCGGAAGGCGGCTTTACTGGGATCACGCTGCTGCTTTACTTTTTGTGTGACATTGATCCATCATATACAAACTTGGCATTAAACATTCCTCTCTTTTTTATTGGCTGGAAATTGCTTGGCCGCCATACGTTTTTATACACGATTATCGGAACAATTGCCGTTTCCTTCTTTCTTTGGATTTTTCAGCGTTACACGATTTATATGCCGCTGAAGCACGATATGACGTTGGCCGCATTGTTTGCCGGCGTCTTTATCGGCGTCGGCCTTGGCATCATTTTCCGCTACGGCGGAACGACCGGCGGCGTCGATATTATTGCCAGACTCGTCTATAAATATAAAGGAATCAGCATGGGAAAAACGATGTTTACGTTTGATGTGGTCGTCATCACCCTTTCCTTGCTGTATCTTTCATACCGTGAGGCGATGTATACGCTTGTGGCGGTGTTTATCGCGGCCCGCGTCATTGACTTTATGCAGGAAGGTGGCTATGCGGCAAAAGGAGCGACGATTATTTCGGAAAAAAGCGAGGAAATCGCCAACAGAATTTTGACGGAAATGGACCGCGGTGTCACGATCTTAAAGGGGCAAGGTTCTTACACGAAACGCGACCGCGATGTGTTGTACTGCGTGGTGGCGAAAAATGAACTGCCGCGTCTGAAAAGCGTCATTATTTCCGTCGATCCCCATGCGTTTGTGGCGGTCACAGACGTTCACGATGTGCTCGGCGAAGGCTTTACGCTTGATGAACGAAAACAGCCGATTGAACATTGAACTACCACTCGATTTACTTGATTCAATATGCTTTGGATATGTCTGATCAACGAAGTGAACCATAGACTGATTGAATACAAAAAACCGATTCATGTTAAATTCAATAAAAAAAGGGGCGCAATGCCCCTTTACTCTTCTTTTTGGCGAGTGCGACTTTTTTCCTTCTCGCCTTGATATTTTCGCCAGCCTACGTAAGATAGCGTCAATATAATAATTCCTCCTGTCGAAATCATCACCCATATTAAAGACGGGTCAGCTTCATCTTTTCTCACATCGTCAAACAACGACTGCAAATCTTCACGCATCTGTTTTAAACGTTCGTGTTTCTCCTCGAGACTTAGTTGCCTAAAAGCGGGAGCTTGTAACATTTCTATGTCTTTATCTATTTTTTTCGCTTCCTCAACCGGCACATCGATTTTGACGCTCGGTTCAATCAGCTCATAATGATTTAAAAAGTTGCGGAGGGAAGCGGCAAACGATTCATCCCTTTCTTGATCGACCGCCTTCTCAAGCTGGTCAAATGTCTCCATCACCGTTGACTCCATCTCCGACCAAAGCGGCTGATGATTCGAATGAATGGCATCGACAACAAGACGAAACTGCGTAAGTTTATCGATTTTTTCTTCCGCCGGCAATGAAGAGGCGGTAACTGTTTTCAGGGCGTTTTCATGAGTGATCGTAACGGCACGGAGTTCATCGGCTGATTTCAGCCGGTCGCGCGCATTCGTTGCAAAAAACTGCTCGGAAAAATAGAGCAACACTTCTTTGGCTTCTTCAAATTGTCCATTTTTCGCCAATCGCAGCGCTTGGTCAGAAATGTGATCTAGTTTTTTCCAGCCGCCATCCTGTTCGGCGGCATCGCTTAGCGATGGAAATAAACAGACGAGAACAATCAAAGCAAGCAGCCATATTCGCTTCATCCTTGTCCCTCCTCCATTAACTACTACAATGTATGAAGGAGTGGACAAGAGTAGACCATTAATTTAGCGGAAGGGCAAAACGGTTTTTTCGCACACATAATAGATAGCTAACCGCAATCGAAACAATGCTGAGCCAAAACGTAAAATAGCCGATGGTGTCAGCGTATTGCTGCAGCACGCTATAGTGCGGCATCATTCCAAACACATAATCGATGATGTCATTATGCAGCGTCCAAACTGCGGCAATCGCTAGATGCGTGCCGCGAAAGCGATAAAACGGCGCGTAGAGCATTCCTTCTATCGCCATCGCTCCATGGGAGATCATTAACATCCAACCGACTACATCGAGCTCTCCTGTCACTTTCCACACCAATATGTTCATCACCACCGCCCATATCCCGTACTTTACCAACGTAACGATCGCTAATGCTTCAAATAAAGGAAAATGGCGGCGGCACAAAAAGGCGAGCAAAACAAACAAAAAAAAGAGGCTTGCCGTCGGGCTATCGGGAACAAATGGCAAAAAAATGGGCGGCGTTTCTGCCAATTGATAACGGTACCATATATACCCGTAAATGGTTCCAAAAATATTGACGGCCAGCAAAAACCATAAAAATGGACGATATACCAATATCGGATACAGCCAATTCACTCCTATGCACCTGCTCTCTATGCTTGTCGTGAGTCAACTACCCACCACTTAAAGCCTAGAGGCTTTTGAAGTGGGAGCTTGTAACTACCCGGAAGTGCAAGCGGTTCTTACGAATCTCCTTCCTTGACTTGGTGTTACTTTAGGCAGGTTGACAGCTGCCCAGCGATCCAGGGCATGCCTGTACCGCTATCGGTTCGTTCCGATTCGTCTGTTGGCAGTACTCATTTTCCACACACAACAGACGGCGAAGATTACGCCCGATCTTTTACAGTTGCAACGATTTCTGCAACCAACCTCCTATATCGAGTGGTCGATGGAGTGCCTGATCCAACGGTTTTCTCCATAAGTTAATGATAGCATATTAGAAGAGAAAGGAGGAAGGCGCATTCCTCACCCACTTACTCATTGGGCTCCGCCCTTCTCATTCGATGAAGTGGGGGTCTCCTGCGCTAAAACGATGAAAAAAGCTGACTAATCATAGCCAGCTTTTTTCGTGATGAACCGTTTATTTCTCTTTTAATCCTGCAATGAATTCAGAGAGTTTTTTCAACTCTTCGTCCGTGCCTTTGAAAACGCCCGGAGGCATGCCGCCTTTACCTTCTTTCGCGATTTTCGCGATTTCTTCCGGCTTCAAGCCTGTACCAATAAGCGATGGCGCAGCCGCGCCGCCGGATAAGTTTTCACCGTGGCAGGACGTACATGTGTTAGCTTGGGCAATTTTATACCCTTCGGCGTTTTTGTCAATTTCCACTTCCGCCCGGATTTTCCCTTGTTCAGCAGCTTTTTTCCAGTCATGTGTAACAACGGCTTCCCAAGTTAAATATACCATTGACGCAAGCGTTAAAAGCATCATTCCGGTAGCAACCGGACGCTTCCATGGACGGCGTTCCGGACCGCGATCCAAAAACGGCGCCAATAATAACGAACCGAATGCCAAACCTGGTATCACAATTGCTCCGATCACCGTATAAGGACCTGATGCATACGAATATTTGAGCAACTGATACAGGAACAAGAAATACCAGTCCGGAAGCGGAACATATGCCGTATCCGTCGGGTCAGCAATACGTTCTAATGGAGATGGATGGGCGACCGTCAAACATAAAAAGCCAATTAAAAAGACAGAACCGACCATCCATTCTTTTAATAGGAAGTTCGGCCAAAACGCTTCCGTTTTCCCAGGATATTCCGAATAATCTTTTGGAATATTCGGCTTTCTCACAGCGGGAACGCGGGAATCGCCGACAAACTTCATTCCTTTACCGCGATGCATTTCGTGTTTCCCTCCTTTTTTCTACGCTTAGCAACGTTCAGCGAATCATAGTGGACCAGAAATACCTTGTCTACGAATCATTAAAAAGTGCGCTGCCATCAAGCCGAGCAGTGCGGCAGGCAAGAAGAAAACGTGAATCGCAAAGAATCTTGTCAATGTTTGCGCTCCGACAATTTCCGGATCTCCCGCAAGCAGCGTTTTAATCGCCGAACCGATGACCGGTGTCGCTTCCGCGATTTGCAAACCTACTTTTGTCGCAAACAGCGCTTTCATATCCCATGGCAATAGGTAACCGGTAAAACCAAGCCCCATCATGACCATGAAGATAAGCACGCCAACGATCCAGTTTAATTCACGTGGCTTTTTGTATGCACCTTGGAAAAAGACGCGCAATGTATGTAAAAACATCATGACAATAACAAGACTTGCGCCCCAGTGATGCATACCGCGCACGATTTGGCCGAACGCCACTTCATTTTGCAAGTAATAAACCGATTCCCAAGCGTTTTTAATATCCGGAACGTAATACATTGTTAAAAACATTCCGGACAAAATTTGAATGACCGTAACAAAAAACGTTAATCCGCCAAAACAGTAAACGAACGCGGAAAAGTGGTGGGCCGGGTTTACATGTTCCGGAACTTCATGGTCAGCGATATCCCGCCACAAAGGCGTAATATCCAAACGTTCGTCAACCCAGTCATAAAGTTTGTTTAACACGTATTACGCCTCCCCTCGTGGTTTCGCTTTACCTAAGTATAATTTTCCGTCTTTTACCTTGTACTCATAACGGTCTAACGGATGCATCGGCGGCGTTCCCGGAACGTTCGTGCCGTCTTTTGTGTAACGGCCGTAATGGCAAGGACAGAAAAATTGGTTCGGATGCTCTTTATCCGTATTCCAGTCTACCGTACATCCAAGGTGCTTACAAATCGGAGACAGAGCAACGATTTCTCCTTTGTCATTTTTATACACCCATGCGGATCTCGGTTCTTCCGACTCATACCAAGCGTCTTTTATTTTTACTTTGAAATCAAAACGCTTTGGTTCCGTCGTAATGTCCTTTACATCCGCTACCGCTACCATGTCCGTTCCCGCTTCATCCTTTAAAATCGGATCAACGGCAAAACGGAGCATCGGCATAAAAATCCCAGCAGCCATAAAGCCGCCTACGCCAGTTAGCGTATAGTTCAAAAATTGGCGTCTCGTTACGCGATGTTTGTCACTCATCGTCTTCCCCCCTCTATACAAAATGAAGTCCATCCGGACAGTATTGTATAACACAATAGAAAACTAGGACATTCTAATGATAGCTCAATCGGCGGATAAGGTCAATATCGTCGATGCTTTAACCTGCCAACTTTCTTCCTCGCTGCCTCAAGACCATTGTGAAATAAAAAAGCGAAGCAGTCCCGATGTCTGGTCACGGACCAGATCGTACTTATACGATTCGTCCATATTTTCCAACGGAACGGCCGGAACGAGCCACAATCTGTCCGAAATCGCTGTTTCCTGCTCTTTCCATGCGCGGTCACATGTAACATAAAACACATATTTCATTCCTTGTTTCATTAGCAGGCTTGTCCAATCCGTCAGCCTTTCCACAAGCAATGGTTTCGATTCGCTCAGGAAATAGGAAAATGGCGGAAACAAAAACACTCTCCCTTTTAATTGCCGCTCCAATTCCCCGGCAACAAGCTGCACAAACTCTCCCCCAGAAGCAGCCGTCTTGGCGCCATCGTCCATCGTAATAGGAATAAGCGGAATAAGCGCCGTGTCAATATAATCTTTTTCTTTTTGATACAGTTCCACATCCGCTGCTGTCCACTTCATATGTACTCTCCTTTTTTCGAAAGTTCATTTCCCCTATCACCATACCATATTTTTTGGCAAAAGAAAAACCTTGCGTACAGCAAGGTTTCATAACTTTTTCAACTCCTCGGCAAGACGGCGGAATGTTTCTTCATCTTGGCGGTCTAACGCCTCATCAATCAGCTTCATTAACCGTTTCCGCTGAAATTCATACAGCGATTTTTCTAAAAATTGTTCGGCCAAGCGCCGATCATTTTCGCTGACATGCACTTGTTTTGGCGCATACGGGTTTTCTTCCAGTACGGCAACATATTGCGGCGAATGAAAAGAAGCGCGGAAATTCAGCTGGATATAAATATCCTCATCGCGGTTAAGACGAATGTCATGGAACGATTTTTCCGCATCGGTCGTCATCACATTACCTTTGTAAAAACGAAACGGAACGTCATCGACACAATGGGTCGACATAATGATGCCGCGCGGACAATATTGGGCATTTTCCACAAAATGAACCTTTTGCATCAGCTGGTCATGGCTCATTAAATAGTTTAAAATCCAGACACATTCGCGGCGCTTGAGCTGGTAATGACTTAAAAACCAACGAATAAACTCTTTTTTTTCATTCACGGATACGTGCGTCATTATGCGCTTCCCCCTCTATCATTTTCCAAGAAAGAGGTAATATGGACCGCGGATCTCCTACTCCTCTAACTGCAGCAGCATGTCGGCTGCCTCCATGTGCCCAGGATCAAGACGTACGATTTGCTGAAATATTTCTTTGGCTCTCTCTCTGTCGCCTTCTTCGATGAGAAAATAGCCGTACTCCTCAAGGAAATCAACGTTATTCTTAAAGAAAGTATATGCCTCTTGGTAGTGGTTTAATGCATCGGAATACATTTCAAGCTTATGTTTCGCACGCGCTAAATCCCATTCAAACTGCGGGTCATACTCTCCTTGCGCCAGCGCTTCCTCGAGGCAAGAAACAACATCTTCGTACCGCTCCTCGTGCAAGAGCAGCGCACATAACGTCGTCAGCGCTTCAATATAGCCTTGGTCGATTTCGATCGCTTTTCTCAGCCATGATTCCGCCTCATCCGGCTTTCGAAGCTTTAGCGCCATTTTTCCGGCATAGAGTAGCAATTCTTTGTTCCACTCATCGACATGGATGCCTTCCTTGGCAATGTCATAGCTTTTTTTCAGCTTTCCTTCATGCTCATACGCTTTCGCTAAGTACAAGTAAAGCGGGACGTATTCCGGATCGAGCTCTTTTAGCTCGCTTAGCTTTTCAATGGCGGTTTGGTAATATTCCGCTTGGAATGCCGTAAACCCATAGCCGAATAACAATCGGCTGTCGACTTTTGTTTTTAGCGCTTCGTCGTAATATGGCAGCGCCTGCTCAAATTCCCCGCATAGGCTGAGCGCCTCGGCAAGCCGCTCAGCAATGAGGGTACCGGCCATTTCCTTTGTTTTTTCCCGCACTTTTTCGTAAAATGGAATGCTTTTTGTATATTGCCCCATCGAAAAATATAGCTCCGCTAAGGCAAATTGAATAATCGGTTCATCCGGCATTTTTTCATATGCCTGCTTTAACTTTCGTTCGCTGACTTCCTCAAGCCCCTGCATTTGATACAGATCGGCGGCAAGCAGACAGGCGCGTGCAAACAGCGGGTCGTCTTCCTCAATTTGCGTTAAAATCTCAAGCGCCCTGTCCTCTTCGTCGAGCTCTGTATATACTTCCGCCAAAAACAAACGGATTTCCCCTTCGTCCGGATAGCGAAATGATAACTCTTCGAGCAGTTCTTTTGCTTCTTCTAGCATTCCCCACGAATATAAGTAATCGGCAAGTTCATATTTTTCTTCATCGCTTCCGGTTTTCTTCACCTCAGGTACCAAAGATAACGCTTTATTCACTTCTCCATTTTCGACCAAACGGACAATTTCTTCGACGCGTGTCATAGACATAAACCCTTCCTTACGAAAAATGTGCAACAAACATCCCAGCTGCACGGATGATCCGCTCCGTGCCAAATCCGGGGTAAAAATAAAGTTGATTTTCCACCTTCAGCAACCTTCCTTTATGAACTGTAACAACCGGAACATGATTATCATAATCGACAATAAGCGTTTCGGCAACTAAACGGCTCATCGCTTCCTTCCTATATAGATTATAATCTACTTCGCCGCCAATCCGCAGATCTCCTTTTTGCGGATAAATGCCAATTTTTTTTAACACATTCAGCCTTAGCGGCGTTCGCTCCCGCAGCGGAAACGGAACAAATGGAATATGGTGCGCAGCAAGCAAGTTTCGCCATGCTGCTTCCTGCTTTTTCATTCTCTTTTCGTTCGGCCAATATGGCACAAAGGCTAGCGGAGCTGTTTTCATGATGTCGGCAATCCAATACCATGGCACAGAATGCAAAACATCGCTCTCCTCAATTTCAACAAAAATGACTCGTATTTTCCATCTCCTGCAGGCAAGCACAAAGGACGGAGTCAGCATGCGGGCGGGTACTTTTACGCCGATGAAATAATCGATGGGGCTGTTTAGCAAATGCTGTCGAAGCTTACGCAGTGCGGAAGCGAGCTCCTGCTCCGAAGGAACGTCACAAACAGCCAGCAGCGTAGTGCAGCCGTTTTTGATGAGGTATTGCTGAACATATTGTTTAAATTGGGCAAATGTCCGCGGCTGCTGAAAAGAAAAATCGACCATCACGTGCCCGGGTGTGACGATCATATCCCCTATTTCCATGCGCATCCATGCATAGTGCTTCACCTGTTCACCTATGTAGTCGATGCGATTATGATCCACCACGAGCGCACAGTGCTGCAGCCGTTCTTCACGAAGAACGCATGCGCTTTCAATAATATACGGCATGTCTTCATTCCCCCTTTACGACAGGCTATGAGGGAATCAGAAGACATATGAATAAAAAAAGCAAGAAATCGGCATACCGTTTCTTGCTTTTTGACTGA
This window contains:
- the bshB1 gene encoding bacillithiol biosynthesis deacetylase BshB1 is translated as MNDQLHILAFGAHPDDVEIGMGGTIAKYAEKGYRIGICDLTLAELSSNGTVEQRQQEANDAARILGVATRINLGLPDRGLYPTEEAIKNIVAVIRRYRPLVVFAPYWVDRHPDHGHCARLVEEAVFSAGIRRYQTEPDLPAHRVASVYYYMINAWERPHFVIDISDTIEKKIASLRAYESQFTKTAGSVDTPLTNGYIETIESRERLFGKEVGVMFAEGFFTKKPIHIHDLLGV
- the mgsA gene encoding methylglyoxal synthase, which codes for MKIALIAHDKKKEDMIAFVTAYQPILEQHELYATGTTGLRIQEATGLHIHRFQSGPYGGDQEIGAMIARNEMDMVIFLRDPLTAQPHEPDVSALIRLCDVYSVPLATNMGTAEILIKGLERGDFAWRNIVRGRKGEGNE
- the dapB gene encoding 4-hydroxy-tetrahydrodipicolinate reductase, which translates into the protein METIRIAIAGPRGRMGREAVWLVQNTEHFQLVGVIDRKNDGGDLADIEGFSGIHAPIYTDAARCFEEVKPDVLIDLTTPEAGKKHTEIALCYGVRPVVGTTGFTDEDIERLTALAEEKEIGAIIAPNFAVGAVLMMKFAQMAAKYFADVEIIELHHDQKLDAPSGTALKTAQLISMVRPSKKQGHPDEKETLAGARGATYDGIPIHSVRLPGFVAHQEVIFGGNGQSLTIRHDSFHRGSFMSGVKLSVETVMKLHTLVYGLEHIIE
- a CDS encoding nucleotide pyrophosphohydrolase — translated: MQEKTMKQMQQEVDEYISQFKEGYFSPLAMLARLTEELGELAREVNHYYGEKPKKQTEKEKTVAEELGDLLFVLICFANSLNIDLEQAHDMVMKKFRTRDKDRWTRKEEEK
- a CDS encoding YitT family protein: MIFGLKIKNILFILLGAAIFAFGLVHFNMQNNLAEGGFTGITLLLYFLCDIDPSYTNLALNIPLFFIGWKLLGRHTFLYTIIGTIAVSFFLWIFQRYTIYMPLKHDMTLAALFAGVFIGVGLGIIFRYGGTTGGVDIIARLVYKYKGISMGKTMFTFDVVVITLSLLYLSYREAMYTLVAVFIAARVIDFMQEGGYAAKGATIISEKSEEIANRILTEMDRGVTILKGQGSYTKRDRDVLYCVVAKNELPRLKSVIISVDPHAFVAVTDVHDVLGEGFTLDERKQPIEH
- the ypjB gene encoding sporulation protein YpjB; its protein translation is MKRIWLLALIVLVCLFPSLSDAAEQDGGWKKLDHISDQALRLAKNGQFEEAKEVLLYFSEQFFATNARDRLKSADELRAVTITHENALKTVTASSLPAEEKIDKLTQFRLVVDAIHSNHQPLWSEMESTVMETFDQLEKAVDQERDESFAASLRNFLNHYELIEPSVKIDVPVEEAKKIDKDIEMLQAPAFRQLSLEEKHERLKQMREDLQSLFDDVRKDEADPSLIWVMISTGGIIILTLSYVGWRKYQGEKEKSRTRQKEE
- a CDS encoding DUF1405 domain-containing protein, coding for MNWLYPILVYRPFLWFLLAVNIFGTIYGYIWYRYQLAETPPIFLPFVPDSPTASLFFLFVLLAFLCRRHFPLFEALAIVTLVKYGIWAVVMNILVWKVTGELDVVGWMLMISHGAMAIEGMLYAPFYRFRGTHLAIAAVWTLHNDIIDYVFGMMPHYSVLQQYADTIGYFTFWLSIVSIAVSYLLCVRKNRFALPLN
- a CDS encoding menaquinol-cytochrome c reductase cytochrome b/c subunit, yielding MHRGKGMKFVGDSRVPAVRKPNIPKDYSEYPGKTEAFWPNFLLKEWMVGSVFLIGFLCLTVAHPSPLERIADPTDTAYVPLPDWYFLFLYQLLKYSYASGPYTVIGAIVIPGLAFGSLLLAPFLDRGPERRPWKRPVATGMMLLTLASMVYLTWEAVVTHDWKKAAEQGKIRAEVEIDKNAEGYKIAQANTCTSCHGENLSGGAAAPSLIGTGLKPEEIAKIAKEGKGGMPPGVFKGTDEELKKLSEFIAGLKEK
- the qcrB gene encoding menaquinol-cytochrome c reductase cytochrome b subunit, which gives rise to MLNKLYDWVDERLDITPLWRDIADHEVPEHVNPAHHFSAFVYCFGGLTFFVTVIQILSGMFLTMYYVPDIKNAWESVYYLQNEVAFGQIVRGMHHWGASLVIVMMFLHTLRVFFQGAYKKPRELNWIVGVLIFMVMMGLGFTGYLLPWDMKALFATKVGLQIAEATPVIGSAIKTLLAGDPEIVGAQTLTRFFAIHVFFLPAALLGLMAAHFLMIRRQGISGPL
- a CDS encoding ubiquinol-cytochrome c reductase iron-sulfur subunit, which translates into the protein MSDKHRVTRRQFLNYTLTGVGGFMAAGIFMPMLRFAVDPILKDEAGTDMVAVADVKDITTEPKRFDFKVKIKDAWYESEEPRSAWVYKNDKGEIVALSPICKHLGCTVDWNTDKEHPNQFFCPCHYGRYTKDGTNVPGTPPMHPLDRYEYKVKDGKLYLGKAKPRGEA
- a CDS encoding YpiF family protein gives rise to the protein MKWTAADVELYQKEKDYIDTALIPLIPITMDDGAKTAASGGEFVQLVAGELERQLKGRVFLFPPFSYFLSESKPLLVERLTDWTSLLMKQGMKYVFYVTCDRAWKEQETAISDRLWLVPAVPLENMDESYKYDLVRDQTSGLLRFFISQWS
- a CDS encoding ReoY family proteolytic degradation factor, yielding MTHVSVNEKKEFIRWFLSHYQLKRRECVWILNYLMSHDQLMQKVHFVENAQYCPRGIIMSTHCVDDVPFRFYKGNVMTTDAEKSFHDIRLNRDEDIYIQLNFRASFHSPQYVAVLEENPYAPKQVHVSENDRRLAEQFLEKSLYEFQRKRLMKLIDEALDRQDEETFRRLAEELKKL
- a CDS encoding tetratricopeptide repeat protein, which codes for MTRVEEIVRLVENGEVNKALSLVPEVKKTGSDEEKYELADYLYSWGMLEEAKELLEELSFRYPDEGEIRLFLAEVYTELDEEDRALEILTQIEEDDPLFARACLLAADLYQMQGLEEVSERKLKQAYEKMPDEPIIQFALAELYFSMGQYTKSIPFYEKVREKTKEMAGTLIAERLAEALSLCGEFEQALPYYDEALKTKVDSRLLFGYGFTAFQAEYYQTAIEKLSELKELDPEYVPLYLYLAKAYEHEGKLKKSYDIAKEGIHVDEWNKELLLYAGKMALKLRKPDEAESWLRKAIEIDQGYIEALTTLCALLLHEERYEDVVSCLEEALAQGEYDPQFEWDLARAKHKLEMYSDALNHYQEAYTFFKNNVDFLEEYGYFLIEEGDRERAKEIFQQIVRLDPGHMEAADMLLQLEE